The window CCGCCAACGATGAAGCTCCTCCAGTCTGTAAATTTCTCCATCGTGACTCCTCTACACATGCACCTACTAatttacacctacttacacgTTGGAAGTCCATCCATCGCCTTGCGCTACCGCTCACGGTCATGATCACCACGACGATCCGTACCCCCCCCTCCGTGCGGGACTTCGTCCCCCTTGCCGATTACGAGTCGCAGACGCCCGAGTccttcgccgacggcaagccagTGCTGCACTTTCATCTTGAAGGCGCGACAGCTCAGATCCCCAAGTCGCAATGCGGAACCTTGGCCGTGTTCCCTGCCGactcgcccgccgtcgagacgcAGGCCAACGGTCAGGATGAGAGCGAGGAGCTTGTGGCGCAAAAGGTCGACATTTTCGTCACTTCCCAGTGAGCAGCTCCTAGATCACCGACTCTATCGCCATCATGTTCGCAATGCTGATACAGACAAGACACTTCATCATCTTTAGCCAAGAGGCCGCTGTCGGCGTTTCCCTCGCGTACCCCTTCATCTCGATCCATGCGCTCAAGCAGGTCGGTACAGAGTCTTCCACCCAGGCCGTCTGGATGCAGGTCGAAGTTTCCGCTGGCGGTTCCAACGATGACGAATTCGATACGGTCGAGCTGACCATCCTCCCCCCGGCCTCATCCGACAGCGAGGTTTCTGGTTCCGCCCAGAAGATGTATGACGCCATGTCCGCCTGCTCCGACTTGAACCCTgatgaggaggaagacgaggacgaggacaacgATAGAATCGTTTTTGAGCCTTCCGCCGAGCATGAGGCTCTTGCCGGCTTCCATGGAGTCCTGCATGGCTCTTCG of the Drechmeria coniospora strain ARSEF 6962 chromosome 01, whole genome shotgun sequence genome contains:
- a CDS encoding benzoylformate decarboxylase, translated to MITTTIRTPPSVRDFVPLADYESQTPESFADGKPVLHFHLEGATAQIPKSQCGTLAVFPADSPAVETQANGQDESEELVAQKVDIFVTSQHFIIFSQEAAVGVSLAYPFISIHALKQVGTESSTQAVWMQVEVSAGGSNDDEFDTVELTILPPASSDSEVSGSAQKMYDAMSACSDLNPDEEEDEDEDNDRIVFEPSAEHEALAGFHGVLHGSSDGTLPPPMPGSGGWITADNMHEFFDDDGNWLGRDGHTDDAPVNGELGEGAGRTRDRDELESEGMNGHDDGHDEENKRPRVE